A single region of the Acidobacteriota bacterium genome encodes:
- a CDS encoding DUF885 family protein has protein sequence MIERSSRGRQLAAAIGGALAVGAWLTGGALVAQGALHQPFEDLVARYLKEVRGIGGRAPDDMSAAAFERDLATRRQVLGDLEAIDRKALSFDQDLDYRFLDGILRSSIAEAEQVRHWQQDPRLYLNISQLNYRLEADPRAPVARAADMIADLRLLQARIANGRKNLVRHVPRWNELTLPMIDGIEQILAEQVPAFASRAPGERAALLAENRKALEALGGFRAFVSNELPRTPQGEWRIGETLFNQLQRTRYFFPEDDFNLRRIARGMPGFTRVPNYHDWGWRQFNIVERALRVQARKIDPTRTWLQIVRDMKQDHPSAEALVFAHHEATRKTREWVIEKDLVTIPWDDDDAIMVAAAPNQSMTQWWGFGPGVPAGSASRKAAWSVIPPNPDWPEQVVDENLTEKDYSFMWAIATHEVYPGHHLQRLYQNQNPRPLRVHETSYYSNQAWCYYIEWELTPTMGFYPADKQELYTLEMLRLKLWRMGRVIIDSGLHTGRMGYDEALQLENERIGFVRRGAQINIDGITERGSMWGAPTVGYFEWMLLREDYFKKMRELDQKGTLKDFHDRVYKIGFIPIPLVREALFHELEQQYRPRAATAG, from the coding sequence GTGATCGAGCGAAGCAGCCGGGGCCGCCAGCTGGCGGCCGCGATCGGGGGGGCGCTCGCCGTGGGCGCGTGGCTGACCGGAGGCGCGCTCGTCGCGCAGGGCGCGCTCCACCAGCCGTTCGAGGACCTCGTGGCGCGCTACCTGAAGGAGGTGCGCGGCATCGGCGGGCGGGCGCCCGACGACATGAGCGCGGCGGCCTTCGAGCGCGACCTGGCCACGCGCCGCCAGGTGCTCGGCGACCTCGAGGCGATCGACCGCAAGGCCCTCAGCTTCGATCAGGATCTCGACTACCGGTTCCTGGACGGCATCCTGCGCTCCTCGATCGCGGAGGCGGAGCAGGTCAGGCACTGGCAGCAGGACCCCCGGCTCTATCTCAACATCTCGCAGCTCAACTACCGGCTCGAGGCGGATCCGCGCGCGCCGGTGGCGCGCGCGGCCGACATGATTGCCGACCTGCGGCTGCTGCAGGCGCGCATCGCGAACGGGCGGAAGAACCTCGTGCGCCACGTGCCGCGCTGGAACGAGCTCACCCTGCCGATGATCGACGGCATCGAGCAGATCCTCGCGGAACAGGTGCCAGCCTTCGCCAGCCGCGCGCCCGGCGAGCGCGCGGCCCTGCTCGCCGAGAACCGGAAGGCCCTCGAGGCGCTCGGCGGGTTCCGGGCGTTCGTCTCGAACGAGCTGCCGCGCACGCCGCAGGGCGAGTGGCGCATTGGCGAGACTCTCTTCAACCAATTGCAGCGCACGCGCTACTTCTTCCCGGAAGACGACTTCAACCTGCGGCGGATCGCGCGGGGGATGCCGGGCTTCACGCGGGTGCCGAATTACCACGACTGGGGCTGGCGGCAGTTCAACATCGTCGAGCGGGCGCTGCGGGTGCAGGCCCGGAAGATCGACCCGACGCGCACGTGGCTGCAGATCGTCCGCGACATGAAGCAGGACCACCCGAGCGCCGAGGCGCTGGTGTTCGCCCATCACGAGGCGACACGGAAGACGCGCGAGTGGGTGATCGAGAAGGATCTCGTCACGATCCCGTGGGACGACGACGACGCGATCATGGTGGCGGCGGCGCCGAACCAGTCGATGACGCAGTGGTGGGGCTTCGGGCCCGGCGTGCCGGCCGGCTCGGCGTCGCGCAAGGCGGCGTGGTCGGTCATTCCGCCCAACCCCGACTGGCCCGAGCAGGTCGTCGACGAGAACCTGACCGAGAAGGACTACAGCTTCATGTGGGCGATTGCGACCCACGAGGTGTACCCGGGCCATCACCTGCAGCGGCTCTATCAGAACCAGAATCCCCGGCCGCTGCGCGTCCACGAGACGAGCTACTACTCGAACCAGGCGTGGTGCTACTACATCGAGTGGGAGCTGACGCCCACGATGGGGTTCTACCCGGCCGACAAGCAGGAGCTGTACACGCTCGAGATGCTGCGGCTGAAGCTGTGGCGGATGGGGCGCGTCATCATCGACTCGGGCCTGCACACCGGGCGCATGGGCTACGACGAGGCACTGCAGCTCGAGAACGAACGCATCGGCTTCGTGCGCCGCGGCGCGCAGATCAACATCGACGGCATCACCGAGCGCGGCAGCATGTGGGGCGCGCCGACGGTGGGCTACTTCGAGTGGATGCTGCTGCGCGAGGACTACTTCAAGAAGATGCGCGAGCTCGACCAGAAGGGCACGCTCAAGGACTTCCACGACCGCGTGTACAAGATAGGGTTCATTCCGATTCCGCTCGTGCGCGAGGCGCTCTTCCACGAGCTCGAGCAGCAGTACCGGCCACGCGCGGCCACGGCCGGGTAG
- a CDS encoding DUF885 family protein, with protein sequence MHSTGTPGRTRTVCAALLAAAAAVALSSGLVHVQTTNPQFDALIDKYLLEVRGVGARSTPNDLSAGRFASELETQKRLLKELEAIDRRSLSFDEDIDYRFLKSLLEGNIIQDERVPRWKQNPRVYLNTRPISYRLESDPRDPAVRAQEITEELKLLQARLVNGKKNLTEHIPRWVELSLAMLDGTLAIVDREIPQFARRVGGGARQALETEARKASAALTDFRTFLTTEMPRKPQGDWKVGADVFNALHEKKYLFDDDDFNLRRIARGTPNFTRVPNYHDWGWRQFRVVERALEVQARKIDPTRSWLQIIRDMKQEHAPLEGLVYSHLEATRKSREWTIEQDLVTIPWDDDDDIMVAAPPSFAMAQWWGFAGTVPAGSKSRKSGWTMILPSPDWSDEMIDANLTEKDFSFMWVIATHEAYPGHHLQRLYQNENPRRLRVYESSYSNQSWCYYIEWDLTPPRNFYPADKQELYTLEMLRLKLWRMGRVIIDSGLHTGRMGYDEALQLENERIGFVRRGAQINIDGITERGSMWGAPTVGYFEWMLLREDYFKKMRELDQKGTLKDFHDRVYKIGFLPVTLVREALFHELERDFRPRASTAG encoded by the coding sequence ATGCACAGCACAGGCACTCCGGGCCGGACGCGCACCGTCTGCGCGGCGCTGCTCGCCGCGGCGGCCGCCGTGGCCCTCTCGTCGGGCCTCGTGCACGTCCAGACGACGAACCCGCAGTTCGACGCGCTGATCGACAAGTACCTCCTCGAGGTGCGCGGCGTCGGCGCGCGGAGCACGCCCAACGACCTGAGTGCCGGACGGTTCGCCTCGGAGCTCGAGACGCAGAAGCGGCTGCTGAAGGAGCTCGAGGCCATCGATCGCCGCAGCCTGTCGTTCGACGAGGACATCGACTACCGCTTCCTGAAGAGCCTCCTCGAGGGCAACATCATCCAGGACGAGCGGGTGCCGCGGTGGAAGCAGAACCCCCGGGTCTACCTGAACACCCGGCCCATCTCGTACCGGCTCGAGAGCGACCCCCGCGATCCGGCCGTGCGCGCCCAGGAGATCACCGAGGAGCTGAAGCTGCTCCAGGCGCGGCTGGTCAACGGGAAGAAGAACCTGACCGAGCACATCCCGCGCTGGGTCGAGTTGTCGCTCGCCATGCTCGACGGCACCCTCGCGATCGTCGACCGGGAGATCCCGCAGTTCGCGCGGCGCGTCGGCGGCGGCGCCCGGCAGGCGCTTGAGACCGAGGCCCGCAAGGCGTCGGCGGCGCTCACCGACTTCCGGACCTTCCTCACGACCGAGATGCCGCGCAAGCCCCAGGGCGACTGGAAGGTGGGGGCCGACGTCTTCAACGCGCTCCACGAGAAGAAGTACCTGTTCGACGACGACGACTTCAACCTCCGTCGCATCGCGCGGGGCACGCCGAACTTCACGCGCGTGCCGAACTACCACGACTGGGGCTGGCGGCAGTTCCGGGTGGTCGAGCGGGCGCTCGAGGTGCAGGCGCGCAAGATCGACCCGACGCGGAGCTGGCTGCAGATCATCCGCGACATGAAGCAGGAGCACGCGCCGCTCGAAGGGCTCGTCTACTCGCACCTCGAGGCCACGCGGAAGAGCCGCGAGTGGACGATCGAGCAGGACCTCGTCACCATTCCGTGGGACGACGACGACGACATCATGGTGGCGGCGCCGCCGAGCTTCGCGATGGCGCAGTGGTGGGGCTTCGCGGGCACCGTGCCGGCCGGTTCGAAGTCGCGCAAGTCGGGCTGGACCATGATCCTGCCGAGCCCCGACTGGTCCGACGAGATGATCGACGCGAACCTCACCGAGAAGGACTTCAGCTTCATGTGGGTCATCGCCACCCACGAGGCCTATCCCGGCCACCACCTGCAGCGGCTCTACCAGAACGAGAACCCCCGCAGGCTGCGCGTCTACGAGAGCAGCTACTCGAACCAGTCGTGGTGCTACTACATCGAGTGGGACCTGACGCCGCCGCGCAACTTCTACCCGGCCGACAAGCAGGAGCTGTACACGCTCGAGATGCTGCGGCTGAAGCTGTGGCGGATGGGGCGCGTCATCATCGACTCGGGCCTGCACACCGGGCGCATGGGCTACGACGAGGCACTGCAGCTCGAGAACGAACGCATCGGCTTCGTGCGCCGCGGCGCGCAGATCAACATCGACGGCATCACCGAGCGCGGCAGCATGTGGGGCGCGCCGACGGTGGGCTACTTCGAGTGGATGCTGCTGCGCGAGGACTACTTCAAGAAGATGCGCGAGCTCGACCAGAAGGGCACGCTCAAGGACTTCCACGACCGGGTCTACAAGATCGGATTCCTGCCGGTCACGCTCGTGCGCGAGGCGCTGTTCCACGAACTCGAGCGCGACTTCCGGCCACGCGCGTCGACGGCGGGCTGA
- a CDS encoding DUF885 family protein: MKRTTTRRWPQMAIGTLALLVGLWLASSAILAQPALHQPFEDLVARYLKEVRGVGEAREPSDLSAASFERSLETRRRILKDLQAINQQALTFDQSIDYRFLQSILQSSIIDGEGVKNWQMDPRVYLNIAQLNYRLDADPRTPSARAADMVGDLKHLEARIANGKKNLVRYIPRWNELTLPMIDGILLVLERQVPAFADRAPDQRAALLAENQKAVAALKDFRSFVTGELTRKPVGNWQMGAETFNKLLETRHMFPEDDFNLRRIARGMPGFTRVPNYHDWGWRQFNIVERAMRVQARKIDPTRTWLQIIRDMKQDHPSAEALVYAHHEATRKTREWVIEKDLVSIPWDDDDAIMVAAAPNQSMTQWWGWGPGVPAGSASRKAAWTVIPPNPDWPEQVIDENLTEKDYSFMWAIATHEVYPGHHLQRLWQNANHRPLRVYESSYSNQAWCYYIEWELTPNYGFYPADKQELYTLEMLRLKLWRMGRVIIDSGLHTGRMGYDEALQLENERIGFVRRGAQINIDGITERGSMWGAPTVGYFEWMLLREDYFKKMRELDQKGTLKDFHDRVYKIGFLPITLVREALFHELEQQYRPRATTTASRG; this comes from the coding sequence ATGAAGCGAACGACGACGCGCCGGTGGCCGCAGATGGCCATCGGCACCCTGGCACTACTGGTCGGCCTCTGGCTGGCCTCGAGCGCGATCCTCGCGCAGCCGGCGCTCCACCAGCCGTTCGAGGACCTGGTGGCGCGCTACCTCAAGGAGGTGCGCGGCGTCGGCGAGGCTCGCGAGCCGAGCGACCTGAGCGCCGCGTCCTTCGAGCGCAGCCTCGAGACGCGCCGGCGCATCCTGAAGGACCTGCAGGCGATCAACCAGCAGGCGCTCACCTTCGACCAGAGCATCGACTACCGCTTCCTGCAGAGCATCCTGCAGTCGTCGATCATCGACGGCGAGGGGGTGAAGAACTGGCAGATGGATCCGCGGGTCTACCTGAACATCGCCCAGCTCAACTACCGCCTCGACGCCGACCCGCGCACGCCGTCGGCCCGGGCGGCGGACATGGTGGGCGACCTGAAGCACCTCGAGGCGCGCATCGCCAACGGCAAGAAAAACCTGGTGCGCTACATCCCGCGCTGGAACGAGCTGACCCTGCCCATGATCGACGGCATCCTGCTCGTCCTCGAGCGCCAGGTGCCCGCCTTCGCCGACCGGGCGCCCGACCAGCGCGCCGCCCTGCTCGCCGAGAACCAGAAGGCGGTGGCCGCGCTCAAGGACTTCCGGAGCTTCGTCACCGGCGAGCTGACCCGCAAGCCCGTCGGCAACTGGCAGATGGGCGCCGAGACGTTCAACAAGCTGCTCGAGACGCGCCACATGTTCCCGGAAGACGACTTCAACCTGCGTCGGATCGCGCGGGGCATGCCGGGCTTCACGCGGGTGCCGAACTATCACGACTGGGGCTGGCGGCAGTTCAACATCGTCGAGCGGGCGATGCGGGTGCAGGCGCGGAAGATCGATCCGACGCGCACGTGGCTGCAGATCATCCGCGACATGAAGCAGGACCACCCGAGCGCCGAGGCGCTGGTCTACGCGCACCACGAGGCGACGCGAAAGACGCGCGAGTGGGTGATCGAAAAGGACCTGGTCTCGATCCCGTGGGACGACGACGACGCGATCATGGTGGCGGCGGCGCCGAACCAGTCGATGACGCAGTGGTGGGGCTGGGGGCCTGGCGTGCCGGCCGGGTCGGCGTCGCGCAAGGCGGCCTGGACGGTCATCCCGCCCAACCCCGACTGGCCCGAGCAGGTCATCGACGAGAACCTGACGGAGAAGGACTACAGCTTCATGTGGGCGATCGCGACCCACGAGGTGTACCCGGGGCATCACCTGCAGCGGCTCTGGCAGAACGCCAACCACCGGCCGCTGCGCGTCTACGAGAGCAGCTACTCGAACCAGGCGTGGTGCTACTACATTGAATGGGAGCTGACGCCGAACTACGGCTTCTACCCGGCCGACAAGCAGGAGCTGTACACGCTCGAGATGCTGCGGCTGAAGCTGTGGCGGATGGGGCGCGTCATCATCGACTCGGGCCTGCACACCGGGCGCATGGGCTACGACGAGGCACTGCAGCTCGAGAACGAACGCATCGGCTTCGTGCGCCGCGGCGCGCAGATCAACATCGACGGCATCACCGAGCGCGGCAGCATGTGGGGCGCGCCGACGGTGGGCTACTTCGAGTGGATGCTGCTGCGCGAGGACTACTTCAAGAAGATGCGCGAGCTCGATCAGAAGGGCACGCTCAAGGACTTCCACGACCGCGTCTACAAGATCGGGTTCCTCCCGATCACGCTCGTGCGCGAGGCGCTCTTCCACGAGCTCGAGCAGCAGTACCGGCCGAGAGCGACGACGACCGCGTCGCGCGGCTGA
- a CDS encoding carbohydrate binding family 9 domain-containing protein, producing the protein MSACCRPHRVDPLPHVALTGVGRVGRGLAAALLTLAAVVPRPASADDARADRVRELQAREWSLTAARLEGALRLDGRVDEPAWDRAVPASEFYQGENNEGLPASERTEIRVLYDDTHLYIGIRCFDSDPAGVRALSLFRDENSSDDLILVAIDAFHDRRSSVHFVTNANGYMVDSLQTGETTATRNQNWNTVWDARGTRTPEGWDAELAIPFKSLRFNRPAPGEPLVFGIGFKRNLPRKNEEANWPFVANDSSWYRPSELGRLHGLDGVVPGRNLELRPYAVGGVAREAPAAPARGRRDAGLDAKWGVTPGLTADFTLNTDFAQEEADVLQTNFTRFSLFFPEKRQFFLEGQQMFQFGLAREADLIFTRRIGLSNDGRVIPIRGGARLSGRQGRTSLGLMSLQTDATDATPGENFSVVRVRRDVFSRSSVGAVVTNRQGGEGFNRVAGVDASLRFRRVWVAEGFVAALHAHDAPGVQHAAYARAAYDADRLGVSYQLVDVDRAFRPGVGFVSRLDRRDHAGEVRVSRRPRASWLRQVHATASGRYVTNQAGTLETRERGLAVSGAFETGDTLALDFVDRLEAIEQPFPLRPGVTIAPGTYRFGTWRAQLNTFRRRRGRVNLTAASGAFWGGSRDTFVADGYYRFTKHFGTSLRYEVNRIDLPDSRFVSQLASSRIEIAFTKDMVLLPLLQYNPDLRQLSSNVRFHWIVRPGTDVFVVYTELDELRRPAIVRNRSLVAKMNYLLAF; encoded by the coding sequence GTGTCGGCGTGCTGTCGCCCTCACCGTGTCGACCCGCTCCCACACGTGGCGCTGACGGGCGTCGGGCGCGTCGGTCGAGGCCTCGCGGCCGCCCTCCTGACCCTGGCCGCGGTCGTGCCGCGCCCGGCCTCGGCCGACGACGCCCGCGCCGACCGCGTGCGGGAACTGCAGGCACGCGAGTGGAGCCTCACGGCGGCGCGCCTCGAGGGTGCGCTGCGACTGGACGGCCGCGTCGACGAGCCCGCCTGGGATCGCGCCGTTCCCGCGTCGGAGTTCTACCAGGGCGAGAACAACGAAGGCCTGCCGGCGAGCGAGCGCACCGAGATCCGCGTGCTCTACGACGATACACACCTGTACATCGGCATCCGCTGCTTCGACAGCGACCCCGCGGGCGTCCGTGCGCTCTCGCTCTTTCGCGACGAGAACAGCAGCGACGACCTCATCCTCGTCGCCATCGACGCGTTCCACGACCGCCGCAGCTCGGTGCACTTCGTCACCAACGCCAACGGCTACATGGTCGACTCGCTGCAGACGGGCGAGACCACGGCCACGCGCAATCAGAACTGGAACACCGTCTGGGACGCACGCGGCACGCGGACGCCCGAGGGCTGGGACGCCGAGCTGGCGATCCCCTTCAAGTCGCTGCGCTTCAACCGCCCGGCGCCGGGCGAGCCGCTCGTCTTCGGCATCGGGTTCAAGCGCAACCTGCCGCGGAAGAACGAGGAGGCCAACTGGCCGTTCGTGGCGAACGACTCGTCGTGGTATCGGCCGTCCGAGCTCGGTCGCCTGCACGGCCTCGACGGGGTCGTGCCCGGCCGCAACCTGGAACTGCGGCCGTACGCCGTCGGCGGCGTGGCGCGCGAGGCGCCGGCCGCTCCCGCGCGCGGCCGGCGTGACGCCGGTCTCGACGCCAAGTGGGGCGTGACCCCGGGGCTGACGGCCGACTTCACGCTGAACACCGACTTCGCGCAGGAGGAGGCCGATGTCCTGCAGACGAACTTCACCCGGTTCTCACTGTTCTTTCCGGAGAAGCGGCAGTTCTTCCTCGAAGGACAACAGATGTTCCAGTTCGGCCTGGCGCGCGAGGCCGACCTGATCTTCACCCGCCGCATCGGGCTCTCGAACGACGGACGAGTCATTCCCATCCGCGGCGGGGCGCGGTTGTCGGGCCGCCAGGGCCGCACCAGCCTGGGGCTCATGAGCCTCCAGACCGACGCGACCGACGCCACGCCGGGCGAGAACTTCAGCGTCGTCCGCGTCCGGCGCGACGTCTTCAGCCGGTCGAGCGTGGGCGCCGTGGTCACGAACCGGCAGGGTGGGGAAGGGTTCAACCGCGTCGCGGGCGTCGATGCCAGCCTGCGGTTTCGCCGCGTGTGGGTGGCCGAAGGGTTCGTCGCGGCGCTCCACGCGCACGATGCGCCGGGCGTGCAGCACGCGGCGTACGCGCGCGCCGCGTACGACGCCGATCGCCTGGGCGTGAGCTACCAGCTGGTCGACGTCGACCGAGCGTTCCGTCCGGGCGTCGGCTTCGTGTCGCGCCTCGACCGGCGAGATCATGCCGGCGAGGTCCGAGTGAGCCGTCGGCCGCGCGCGTCGTGGCTGCGCCAGGTGCACGCGACGGCGAGCGGTCGCTACGTCACGAACCAGGCCGGCACGCTCGAGACGCGCGAGCGGGGCCTCGCGGTGTCAGGGGCCTTCGAGACCGGCGATACGCTGGCGCTCGACTTCGTCGACCGGCTCGAGGCCATCGAGCAGCCGTTCCCGCTTCGTCCCGGCGTCACCATCGCGCCCGGCACGTACCGCTTCGGCACGTGGCGTGCGCAGCTCAACACCTTCCGCCGGCGCCGGGGGCGCGTCAACCTGACGGCGGCGAGTGGCGCGTTCTGGGGCGGATCGCGCGACACCTTCGTTGCTGACGGCTACTACCGGTTCACCAAGCACTTCGGGACGTCGCTGCGCTACGAGGTGAACCGGATCGACCTGCCGGACTCGCGATTCGTGTCGCAGCTCGCGTCGAGCCGGATCGAGATCGCCTTCACCAAGGACATGGTGCTGCTGCCGTTGCTCCAGTACAACCCCGATCTGCGGCAACTCTCGTCGAACGTGCGCTTCCACTGGATCGTCCGGCCGGGGACGGATGTGTTCGTCGTCTACACGGAGCTCGACGAGCTGAGGCGGCCGGCCATCGTCCGGAACCGCTCGCTCGTGGCGAAGATGAACTATCTGTTGGCGTTCTGA